Proteins co-encoded in one Setaria viridis chromosome 9, Setaria_viridis_v4.0, whole genome shotgun sequence genomic window:
- the LOC117838290 gene encoding digalactosyldiacylglycerol synthase 2, chloroplastic, protein MSTRTRRHFVIFTTASLPWMTGTAINPLFRAAYLAKDGDKDVTLVIPWLCVRDQELVYPNKIVFDSPLEHESYVRHWIEERIDFRPSFSIKFYPGKFSTEMRSILPVGDITECIPDEVADIAVLEEPEHLNWYHHGRRWKNKFRRVIGIVHTNYLAYVRREKNGQVIACFLKYANTWVTRIYCHKIIRLSGATQDLPRSVICNVHGVNPKFLEVGKLKLRQLQSGEKAFTKGAYYIGKMVWSKGYRELLDLLSKYQTKLAGLEVDLYGSGEDSDEVRESANRLSLTVNVHPGRDHADPLFHEYKVFINPSTTDVVCTTTAEALAMGKIVICANHPSNEFFKQFPNCRIYNNEEEFVQLTLNALSEQPAQLTDTQRYELSWEAATERFIEAADINPRAPESRTHPTSRASLPAFLRTRRLKQNLEDASVYLHQALSGLEVTRCAFGAVPKTLQPDEQLCKDLGLAPPVKRKRLKFKLTT, encoded by the exons ATGTCAACGAGGACAAGGAGGCACTTCGTGATATTCACCACCGCGAGCCTCCCATGGATGACGGGAACCGCCATCAACCCTTTGTTTCGAGCTGCTTACCTGGCAAAAGACGGTGATAAGGATGTCACTTTGGTGATCCCCTGGCTTTGCGTAAGGGACCAAGAGTTAGTTTATCCTAATAAGATTGTGTTTGACTCGCCTTTGGAGCATGAGAGCTATGTTCGTCACTGGATTGAGGAGAGGATTGACTTTAGGCCATCCTTCAGCATCAAATTCTACCCGGGGAAG TTTTCTACAGAAATGAGGAGCATTCTCCCTGTTGGAGATATTACAGAATGCATTCCAGACGAAGTGGCTGACATTGCAGTATTGGAAGAGCCTGAGCATCTAAATTGGTACCACCATGGGCGAAGGTGGAAAAATAAATTCCGGCGAGTGATAGGAATCGTTCACACAAATTATCTGGCATATGTAAGGAGAGAAAAGAATGGGCAAGTGATTGCTTGTTTCCTCAAGTATGCCAACACCTGGGTAACTCGAATTTATTGCCACAAG ATTATCAGGTTGTCAGGTGCCACTCAAGATCTGCCCAGATCTGTTATATGCAACGTCCATGGTGTTAATCCAAAATTTCTTGAGGTAGGCAAACTAAAGTTGAGGCAGCTGCAGAGTGGGGAGAAAGCCTTCACAAAAGGGGCATACTACATCGGGAAGATGGTATGGAGTAAGGGATACAGGGAGCTTCTTGACTTGCTGTCCAAATATCAGACCAAGTTAGCTGGTCTTGAAGTGGATTTATATGGTAGTGGAGAAGATTCTGATGAAGTCCGTGAATCTGCCAATCGTTTAAGTTTGACTGTCAATGTTCATCCTGGTCGTGATCATGCAGATCCCTTGTTCCACGA GTATAAAGTATTCATCAACCCCAGCACCACAGATGTGGTCTGTACGACCACTGCTGAAGCCTTGGCAATGGGAAAGATTGTCATATGTGCCAATCACCCATCAAATGAGTTCTTCAAGCAGTTCCCCAACTGCCGTATCTATAACAACGAAGAAGAGTTTGTACAGCTAACGCTGAATGCCCTATCAGAGCAGCCTGCTCAATTGACAGACACGCAGAGGTACGAGTTGTCATGGGAGGCGGCAACTGAGAGGTTCATCGAGGCCGCTGATATAAACCCACGTGCGCCGGAGTCCAGGACCCATCCAACCTCGAGGGCTTCGTTGCCGGCGTTCCTGAGAACTCGTAGACTGAAACAGAACTTGGAGGACGCGTCAGTTTACCTGCACCAAGCTCTCTCAGGTCTGGAAGTCACCCGGTGTGCATTTGGCGCTGTTCCAAAGACGCTGCAGCCTGACGAGCAGCTATGCAAAGATCTTGGTTTGGCACCTCCGGTGAAGAGGAAAAGGCTGAAATTTAAGCTGACGACGTAA